Proteins found in one Exiguobacterium sp. 9-2 genomic segment:
- a CDS encoding 2-oxoacid:acceptor oxidoreductase subunit alpha produces the protein MYNQLSWKVGGQQGEGIESTGEIFAIALNRLGYYLYGYRHFSSRIKGGHTNNKIRVATQEVRTISDDLDILVAFDQETIDVNFHELRQGAIIIADAKFNPTNPDEARASLYAIPFTEIAADLGTALMKNMVAIGASSAILGIAPERFQAVVEQIFGRKGPDMVEKNLAAIREGAAAFEALAGEGERFVLEPADGKQRMFMIGNDAIALGAIAGGARLMAAYPITPSSEIMEYLIKKLPQFGGTVVQTEDELAAVTMAIGANYAGVRALTASAGPGLSLMAEAIGLSGMTETPLVIVDTQRGGPSTGLPTKQEQSDLMAMIYSTHGEIPKVVLAPSTVEEAFYDAAEAFNIAEEYQCPVILLTDLMLSLGKQSVEPPDMSRVEIRRGKLIQEDLPELEGKAYFKRYEVTEDGISPRVIPGVKHGIHHVTGVEHNEEGRPSEATKNRVDQMTKRLRKLNTFRLQDAVLVTEHHAEPDILFVGFNSTRGTIEEIMPRLETQGIKVDHLHIRQVHPFPSELVTPHLERAKRVIVVEYNATGQLAKLIQMNCGHASKIEHILKFNGDPFYPAEVVEQVVGGVYHGNL, from the coding sequence ATGTATAATCAGTTATCATGGAAAGTTGGCGGTCAGCAGGGAGAAGGGATCGAATCAACAGGCGAAATCTTTGCGATTGCCTTGAATCGACTCGGCTATTACCTGTATGGCTACCGTCACTTTTCGTCACGTATCAAGGGAGGACATACGAATAATAAGATTCGTGTCGCGACACAGGAAGTCCGGACGATTTCCGATGATCTCGATATTTTGGTCGCATTCGATCAAGAGACGATCGACGTCAACTTCCATGAATTGCGTCAAGGTGCCATCATCATCGCGGATGCGAAATTCAATCCGACGAATCCGGACGAAGCACGCGCCTCATTGTATGCGATTCCATTTACGGAGATCGCAGCTGATCTCGGTACGGCTTTGATGAAGAACATGGTCGCGATTGGTGCATCGAGTGCGATTCTCGGCATTGCACCAGAGCGTTTCCAAGCCGTCGTCGAACAGATTTTCGGACGAAAAGGTCCAGATATGGTCGAGAAGAACTTAGCAGCAATTCGTGAAGGAGCAGCAGCGTTTGAAGCTCTTGCAGGAGAGGGCGAACGGTTCGTCTTGGAACCGGCTGACGGAAAACAACGGATGTTCATGATTGGAAACGACGCAATTGCTCTTGGCGCGATTGCTGGTGGAGCGCGTCTGATGGCAGCTTACCCGATCACACCATCATCTGAGATCATGGAATACTTAATCAAGAAATTACCGCAGTTCGGTGGAACGGTCGTCCAGACGGAAGACGAACTAGCAGCGGTCACGATGGCAATTGGTGCCAACTACGCAGGTGTCCGTGCTTTGACGGCGTCTGCTGGTCCAGGATTGTCACTAATGGCGGAAGCGATCGGATTATCCGGGATGACGGAAACACCGCTCGTCATCGTCGATACACAACGGGGTGGTCCGTCAACAGGTCTACCAACGAAACAGGAACAATCTGACTTGATGGCGATGATCTATAGTACACATGGTGAAATTCCAAAGGTCGTTTTGGCACCATCAACGGTCGAGGAAGCGTTCTACGATGCAGCAGAAGCATTTAACATCGCAGAAGAGTACCAATGTCCTGTCATTCTATTGACGGATTTGATGCTATCGCTCGGAAAACAATCGGTTGAGCCACCAGATATGTCACGCGTTGAGATCCGTCGCGGGAAGTTGATTCAGGAAGACTTACCGGAACTTGAAGGGAAAGCGTACTTCAAACGCTACGAAGTGACGGAAGATGGAATCAGCCCACGTGTCATTCCAGGCGTCAAGCACGGGATTCATCACGTGACGGGTGTTGAGCACAATGAGGAAGGGCGTCCGTCGGAAGCGACGAAGAACCGGGTCGATCAAATGACGAAACGACTTCGCAAGCTGAATACGTTCCGCTTACAGGATGCCGTTCTTGTAACGGAGCATCATGCAGAACCGGATATCTTATTTGTTGGTTTCAACTCGACACGTGGAACGATTGAGGAAATCATGCCACGACTCGAAACACAAGGGATCAAGGTCGATCACTTGCATATCCGTCAAGTCCATCCGTTCCCAAGTGAACTCGTCACGCCGCACTTAGAGCGGGCAAAACGAGTCATCGTCGTCGAGTACAATGCAACAGGACAACTGGCGAAGCTGATCCAGATGAACTGTGGACATGCATCGAAGATCGAGCATATCCTGAAATTCAATGGCGACCCGTTCTACCCGGCAGAGGTCGTCGAGCAGGTCGTAGGAGGGGTATATCATGGCAACCTTTAA